One stretch of Janibacter limosus DNA includes these proteins:
- the boxB gene encoding benzoyl-CoA 2,3-epoxidase subunit BoxB, which produces MTTTDDRIGSAPEPTGPTSPIDYSQRIPNNVNLNDNRRLQRALEGWQPKFLDWWKNLGPELPTKDVYLRTAVAVGRDGWAHFEHVPMEEYRWGIFLAEGNPDREVSFGKHKGEPAWQEVPGEYRADLMRLIVIQGDTEPASVEQQRILANTAPSIYDMRNLFQVNVEEGRHLWAMVYLLHAYFGREGREEAEQLLKRNSGDYDNPRILGAFNEATTDWLQFFMFTYFTDRDGKYQLGTLKESGFDPLARTCEFMLKEEAHHMFVGTTGVQRTVEKTAEVMKANGGKATFEDGVIPLDIIQKYLNFQYSVSMDLFGSEQSTNAGNYYSSGLKGRWQETRRKDDHTLLDDEREMSYVEDGQIKTKTVPMISALNLDLRDEYVADCENGVRRWNQALEDAGVDERLYIPHEGFHRQVGVYSTHKISPEGEVLDDAAWEAREGDWLPTDEDRASVAKLMVPVYELGKFASWIAEPPTGINGQPVEYDYVHLEEDGAPEGASA; this is translated from the coding sequence ATGACGACGACCGACGACCGCATCGGGTCCGCCCCGGAGCCGACCGGCCCGACCAGCCCGATCGATTACAGCCAGCGCATCCCCAACAACGTCAACCTCAACGACAACCGTCGCCTCCAGCGGGCGCTCGAGGGCTGGCAGCCGAAGTTCCTCGACTGGTGGAAGAACCTCGGACCCGAGCTGCCCACCAAGGACGTCTACCTGCGTACTGCGGTGGCCGTGGGCCGCGACGGCTGGGCGCACTTCGAGCACGTGCCGATGGAGGAGTACCGCTGGGGCATCTTCCTCGCCGAGGGCAACCCCGACCGCGAGGTCAGCTTCGGCAAGCACAAGGGTGAGCCCGCGTGGCAGGAGGTCCCCGGTGAGTACCGCGCCGACCTGATGCGCCTGATCGTCATCCAGGGCGACACCGAGCCGGCCTCGGTCGAGCAGCAGCGCATCCTGGCCAACACCGCGCCGTCGATCTACGACATGCGCAACCTCTTCCAGGTCAACGTCGAGGAGGGCCGTCACCTCTGGGCGATGGTCTACCTGCTCCACGCGTACTTCGGTCGTGAGGGTCGCGAGGAGGCCGAGCAGCTGCTCAAGCGCAACTCGGGTGACTACGACAACCCGCGCATCCTCGGTGCCTTCAACGAGGCCACCACCGACTGGCTGCAGTTCTTCATGTTCACCTACTTCACCGACCGGGACGGCAAGTACCAGCTCGGCACCCTCAAGGAGAGCGGCTTCGACCCGCTGGCCCGCACCTGCGAGTTCATGCTCAAGGAGGAGGCGCACCACATGTTCGTCGGGACCACCGGCGTGCAGCGCACCGTGGAGAAGACGGCCGAGGTGATGAAGGCCAACGGCGGCAAGGCCACCTTCGAGGACGGGGTCATCCCGCTCGACATCATCCAGAAGTACCTCAACTTCCAGTACTCGGTCTCGATGGACCTCTTCGGGTCCGAGCAGTCGACCAACGCCGGCAACTACTACAGCTCCGGCCTCAAGGGTCGCTGGCAGGAGACGCGTCGCAAGGACGACCACACGCTGCTCGACGACGAGCGCGAGATGAGCTACGTCGAGGACGGTCAGATCAAGACCAAGACCGTCCCGATGATCTCCGCGCTCAACCTCGACCTGCGTGACGAGTACGTCGCCGACTGCGAAAACGGCGTGCGCCGCTGGAACCAGGCGCTCGAGGACGCGGGTGTCGACGAGCGTCTCTACATCCCGCACGAGGGATTCCACCGTCAGGTCGGGGTGTACTCGACCCACAAGATCAGCCCCGAGGGCGAGGTCCTCGACGACGCTGCGTGGGAGGCCCGCGAGGGTGACTGGCTGCCGACCGACGAGGACCGCGCCAGCGTCGCCAAGCTGATGGTCCCGGTGTACGAGCTGGGCAAGTTCGCCAGCTGGATCGCCGAGCCGCCGACGGGCATCAACGGCCAGCCGGTCGAGTACGACTACGTCCACCTCGAGGAGGACGGCGCGCCCGAGGGAGCCTCGGCGTGA
- the paaZ gene encoding phenylacetic acid degradation bifunctional protein PaaZ — protein MSEILESYAGGRWVAGTGEGREVRDAVTGETVTRVSSEGIDLGGVVAHAKAKGGPSLRAMTFPERAAALKAAAGAVQAGKDRLYELSAQAGCTARDAAVDVDGGIGTAMVYSSLGRKGLPDGTVIVEDDFIQLGKEGVFGGRHVLTSPHGLSLQINAFNFPVWGMLEKLAPALLAGVPTIVKPATPTAHIAVEAVRMMIESGALPEGALQIVAGSIPGLFDELGGQDHIGFTGSADTAAMLRGDAAVTRRSAHFNAEADSLNASVLGPDAVPGEPEFDLFVKALVTEMTVKAGQKCTAIRRALVPAAQMDAVAEAVAARLGGIGIGAPGAEGVRMGALVGTDQRDDVRAAAARIAQAGQIVYGDLERVDVIGADADKGAFMSPVLVRVDDADRAEPHEVEAFGPVSSLIGYRDVEHAVELLARGEGSLAGSVVSADADFVTDVIAGAAPFHGRILVLDRDSAPESTGHGTPMPQLVHGGPGRAGGGQEEGGLRAVHAHLQRTAIQGSPAVLGRLGE, from the coding sequence ATGAGCGAGATCCTCGAGAGCTATGCAGGCGGCCGCTGGGTGGCCGGGACGGGCGAGGGCCGCGAGGTCCGCGACGCCGTGACCGGCGAGACCGTGACGCGGGTGTCCAGCGAGGGCATCGACCTCGGTGGCGTCGTGGCGCACGCCAAGGCGAAGGGGGGTCCCTCCCTTCGCGCGATGACCTTCCCCGAGCGGGCGGCCGCGCTCAAGGCGGCTGCGGGTGCAGTGCAGGCCGGCAAGGACCGGCTCTACGAGCTGTCCGCGCAGGCGGGGTGCACCGCCCGTGACGCGGCCGTCGACGTCGACGGCGGCATCGGGACCGCGATGGTCTACTCCTCCCTCGGACGCAAGGGCCTGCCCGACGGCACGGTGATCGTCGAGGACGACTTCATCCAGCTGGGCAAGGAGGGCGTCTTCGGCGGGCGGCACGTGCTCACCAGCCCGCACGGGCTCTCGCTGCAGATCAACGCCTTCAACTTCCCCGTGTGGGGCATGCTCGAGAAGCTGGCGCCCGCCCTGCTCGCCGGCGTCCCGACGATCGTCAAGCCGGCGACCCCGACCGCCCACATCGCTGTCGAGGCGGTGCGGATGATGATCGAGTCCGGCGCCCTCCCCGAGGGTGCGCTGCAGATCGTCGCCGGCTCCATCCCCGGGCTCTTCGACGAGCTCGGCGGCCAGGACCACATCGGCTTCACCGGCTCCGCGGACACGGCGGCGATGCTGCGCGGCGATGCCGCGGTGACGCGCCGCTCGGCCCACTTCAACGCCGAGGCGGACAGCCTCAACGCCTCGGTCCTCGGCCCCGACGCGGTGCCCGGCGAGCCGGAGTTCGACCTCTTCGTCAAGGCGCTCGTGACCGAGATGACCGTCAAGGCCGGCCAGAAGTGCACGGCCATCCGGCGCGCGCTCGTGCCCGCCGCGCAGATGGACGCGGTGGCCGAGGCCGTCGCGGCCCGCCTGGGTGGCATCGGCATCGGCGCCCCGGGAGCGGAGGGGGTGCGCATGGGCGCCCTCGTCGGGACCGACCAGCGTGACGACGTGCGCGCCGCCGCGGCCCGCATCGCGCAGGCCGGGCAGATCGTCTACGGCGACCTCGAGCGTGTCGACGTCATCGGCGCCGACGCGGACAAGGGCGCCTTCATGTCGCCCGTCCTCGTGCGCGTCGACGACGCCGACCGGGCCGAGCCGCACGAGGTCGAGGCCTTCGGTCCGGTCAGCTCGCTCATCGGGTACCGCGACGTCGAGCACGCCGTCGAGCTGCTGGCCCGGGGCGAAGGGAGCCTTGCCGGCTCCGTCGTCTCGGCCGACGCGGACTTCGTGACGGACGTGATCGCCGGGGCGGCCCCCTTCCACGGCCGGATCCTCGTCCTCGACCGGGACAGTGCCCCCGAGTCCACCGGGCACGGCACCCCGATGCCGCAGCTCGTCCACGGCGGTCCCGGCCGCGCCGGTGGGGGACAGGAGGAGGGCGGCCTGCGCGCCGTCCACGCCCACCTGCAGCGCACCGCCATCCAGGGCAGCCCGGCGGTCCTCGGCCGTCTGGGGGAGTGA
- a CDS encoding 3-hydroxyacyl-CoA dehydrogenase family protein — protein sequence MTDGNIPTRTGVVGGGQMGAGIVHGLLLAGSSVVLLERDEAAATAARERVQRSCDKSVERGKIADAAEPMGRLTTTTEAADLADCGLVVEAVPEDEQLKRDTLQRVEAVIADDAALATNTSSISLDALATSLRHPERLLGLHFFNPVPASKLVEIVIATATDETWRERAVEWVSEGLGKTPVVVADSPGFASSRLGVAIGLEAIRMLEAGVASAEDIDAAMSLGYGHPMGPLRLTDLVGLDVRLGIARYLERELGPRFAPPQLLVDLVEQGHHGRKTGRGFYDWNDAKEKTA from the coding sequence ATGACCGACGGCAACATCCCAACCCGCACCGGAGTGGTCGGCGGTGGTCAGATGGGCGCCGGCATCGTCCACGGACTGCTCCTCGCCGGCAGCTCGGTCGTCCTCCTCGAGCGCGACGAGGCTGCTGCGACCGCTGCTCGCGAGCGCGTCCAGCGCTCCTGCGACAAGAGCGTCGAGCGCGGCAAGATCGCTGACGCCGCCGAGCCGATGGGCCGCCTGACGACGACCACCGAGGCGGCCGACCTGGCCGACTGCGGCCTGGTCGTCGAGGCCGTCCCGGAGGACGAGCAGCTCAAGCGCGACACCCTCCAGCGGGTCGAGGCGGTCATCGCCGACGACGCCGCGCTGGCCACCAACACCTCGAGCATCTCCCTCGATGCGCTGGCGACCTCCCTTCGCCACCCGGAGCGGCTCCTCGGGCTGCACTTCTTCAACCCCGTCCCCGCGAGCAAGCTCGTCGAGATCGTCATCGCGACGGCCACCGACGAGACGTGGCGCGAGCGCGCCGTCGAGTGGGTGAGCGAGGGCCTGGGCAAGACGCCGGTCGTCGTCGCGGACTCGCCGGGCTTCGCCAGCAGCCGCCTCGGCGTCGCGATCGGCCTGGAGGCCATCCGCATGCTCGAGGCCGGCGTCGCCTCAGCGGAGGACATCGACGCCGCCATGTCGCTCGGCTACGGCCACCCGATGGGTCCGCTCCGGCTGACCGACCTCGTCGGTCTCGACGTGCGCCTGGGCATCGCCCGCTATCTCGAGCGCGAGCTCGGACCCCGATTTGCCCCGCCGCAGCTGCTCGTCGACCTCGTCGAGCAGGGCCATCACGGCCGCAAGACCGGACGCGGCTTCTACGACTGGAACGACGCCAAGGAGAAGACAGCATGA
- a CDS encoding SDR family NAD(P)-dependent oxidoreductase, whose product MTTALVLGGAGGIGAAVTRRLAADHDVTITHHSHPERAEALVAELGDRVRAIAVDATTEEGVVAAFDAAQEQGELTVVVDCVGGWDYPRITELTSEQINDSLSLNLVSALLVLREATKRVADGGRIVMVSSVAARVAPARQSTYAAAKAGLEAASRVAAKEVAKRGVTVNVVRPGATDTEYLRSITSDKAIEAMAGSNAMRRLGTPEDIAGVIALLVGPDAAWITGDIIDATGGLA is encoded by the coding sequence ATGACTACTGCCCTGGTACTGGGCGGAGCCGGAGGGATCGGCGCGGCAGTGACCCGTCGCCTCGCGGCGGACCATGACGTGACCATCACCCACCACTCTCACCCCGAGCGGGCCGAGGCCTTGGTGGCCGAGCTCGGTGACCGCGTGCGCGCGATCGCCGTCGATGCGACCACCGAGGAGGGGGTCGTCGCCGCCTTCGACGCGGCGCAGGAGCAGGGCGAGCTGACCGTGGTCGTCGACTGCGTCGGTGGCTGGGACTACCCACGCATCACCGAGCTGACGAGCGAGCAGATCAACGACTCGCTCTCCCTCAACCTCGTCTCGGCGCTGCTCGTGCTGCGCGAGGCGACCAAGCGCGTCGCCGACGGGGGCCGGATCGTCATGGTCTCCAGCGTCGCCGCCCGCGTCGCCCCGGCCCGGCAGAGCACCTATGCGGCGGCCAAGGCCGGCCTCGAGGCAGCGAGCCGAGTGGCGGCCAAGGAGGTCGCCAAACGTGGCGTGACTGTCAACGTCGTGCGCCCCGGTGCGACCGACACCGAGTACCTGCGCTCGATCACGAGCGACAAGGCCATCGAGGCGATGGCCGGGAGCAACGCGATGCGCCGCCTGGGCACCCCCGAGGACATCGCGGGCGTCATCGCCCTCCTGGTGGGCCCGGACGCCGCGTGGATCACCGGCGACATCATCGACGCAACTGGAGGCCTGGCATGA
- a CDS encoding aminopeptidase P family protein gives MSEEQQQADNRKRPTTDEFRAFVAQDWAERSADLPPLTEAAKRAAQRRAAVSAAHQGERLVIPAGGLKVRSNDCDYVFRPHSAFVHLTGLGADREPDAVLVMEPLGGPDEDAGHESSLYFRPLAPRDSEEFFGDSRYGEFWVGARASIEDVESELGLTGRHVEQLEDAVGKDAGQLTVRMVRDADTALTARLDTVRVQGGATQESLAEADDVLAHGLSHLRMIKDDWEIEQMQQAVDATRTGFEAVIRELPSLPERGRGERWVEGTFGLVARHEGNGVGYDSICASGDHANTLHWIKNTGDVKANDLILLDAGVELDSLFTADITRTLPVSGTFDDTQREIHEAVVAAQAAGIAAVKPGAKFSDVHAASIRVIAEHLHAWGLLPDGVSVEDTLDTEHGQYHRRWMVHGTSHHLGIDVHDCALATREEYMDAELAPGMVLTVEPGLYFKADDLKVPERFRGIGVRLEDDVVVTQDGCRNLSGEWPHSADEIEAWIKDVQAS, from the coding sequence ATGAGCGAGGAGCAGCAGCAGGCAGACAACCGCAAGCGGCCGACGACGGACGAGTTCCGGGCCTTCGTCGCGCAGGACTGGGCGGAGCGGTCCGCCGACCTCCCGCCGCTGACCGAGGCCGCGAAGCGCGCAGCGCAGCGACGGGCAGCGGTCTCCGCGGCCCATCAGGGCGAGCGCCTGGTCATCCCCGCCGGCGGGCTCAAGGTGCGCAGCAACGACTGCGACTACGTCTTCCGTCCGCACTCCGCCTTCGTCCACCTCACCGGCCTCGGAGCCGACCGCGAGCCCGATGCCGTGCTCGTGATGGAGCCGCTCGGCGGACCCGACGAGGACGCCGGCCACGAGTCCTCCCTCTACTTCCGCCCGCTCGCACCGCGTGACTCCGAGGAGTTCTTCGGCGACTCGCGCTACGGCGAGTTCTGGGTCGGTGCGCGCGCCTCCATCGAGGACGTGGAGTCCGAGCTCGGCCTCACCGGCCGTCACGTCGAGCAGCTCGAGGACGCGGTCGGCAAGGACGCGGGGCAGCTCACCGTGCGCATGGTCCGCGACGCCGACACCGCGCTCACCGCCCGCCTGGACACCGTGCGCGTCCAGGGTGGCGCCACGCAGGAGTCCCTGGCCGAGGCGGACGACGTGCTCGCCCACGGCCTGTCCCACCTGCGGATGATCAAGGACGACTGGGAGATCGAGCAGATGCAGCAGGCGGTCGACGCCACGCGCACCGGCTTCGAGGCCGTCATCCGCGAGCTGCCGAGCCTGCCCGAGCGCGGGCGCGGCGAGCGCTGGGTCGAGGGCACCTTCGGCCTCGTCGCCCGCCACGAGGGCAACGGCGTCGGCTACGACTCGATCTGCGCCTCGGGCGACCACGCCAACACGCTGCACTGGATCAAGAACACCGGCGACGTCAAGGCCAACGACCTCATCCTGCTCGACGCCGGCGTCGAGCTCGACTCGCTCTTCACCGCCGACATCACCCGCACCCTGCCGGTGAGCGGCACCTTCGACGACACCCAGCGCGAGATCCACGAGGCCGTCGTCGCCGCCCAGGCCGCCGGCATCGCCGCGGTCAAGCCGGGCGCGAAGTTCTCCGACGTCCACGCCGCCTCCATCCGCGTCATCGCCGAGCACCTGCACGCGTGGGGCCTGCTGCCCGACGGCGTCTCGGTGGAGGACACGCTCGACACCGAGCACGGCCAGTACCACCGCCGCTGGATGGTGCACGGCACGAGCCACCACCTCGGCATCGACGTCCACGACTGCGCCCTGGCCACCCGTGAGGAGTACATGGACGCCGAGCTGGCGCCGGGCATGGTGCTGACCGTCGAGCCGGGCCTGTACTTCAAGGCCGATGACCTCAAGGTGCCCGAGCGCTTCCGCGGTATCGGCGTGCGCCTCGAGGACGATGTCGTCGTCACCCAGGACGGCTGCCGCAACCTCTCCGGCGAGTGGCCGCACTCGGCCGACGAGATCGAGGCGTGGATCAAGGACGTCCAGGCCAGCTGA
- a CDS encoding MaoC family dehydratase — translation MSTKTVPGNYFEDFSIGQQIRHATPRTVTDGDIALYTGLYGPRFAATSASTFAESMGFERMPVDSLLAFHLVFGKSVPDISLNAVANLGYAGGRFGAPLHVGDTVTTSSTVIGLKENSNGKTGVVYVNSVGVNQRGEMVVDYVRWVMVHKKDPASPAPETVIPDLPGAVAAEDLLVPFDLTGRDYDVELAGSPFLWDDYEVGERIDHIDGMTIEESDHMLATRLYQNTAKVHFNQHAQGASKIGRRLIYGGHIISLARGLSFNGLANGQMIAAINAGAHANPTFAGDTIYAWSEVLERIELPGRTDVAALRLRTVATKDTPCADFPYKGEDGKYLPQVVLDLDYTVLMPRR, via the coding sequence ATGTCCACCAAGACGGTCCCCGGCAACTACTTCGAGGACTTCTCGATCGGTCAGCAGATCCGGCACGCGACACCGCGCACGGTGACCGACGGCGACATCGCGCTCTACACGGGGCTCTACGGTCCTCGGTTCGCGGCGACGAGCGCGTCGACCTTTGCCGAGTCGATGGGCTTCGAGCGGATGCCGGTCGACAGCCTGCTCGCCTTCCACCTGGTCTTCGGCAAGTCGGTCCCGGACATCAGCCTCAACGCCGTCGCCAACCTCGGCTACGCGGGCGGCCGCTTCGGGGCACCGCTGCACGTGGGTGACACGGTCACGACCTCCTCGACCGTCATCGGGCTCAAGGAGAACTCCAACGGCAAGACCGGTGTCGTCTACGTCAACTCCGTCGGCGTCAACCAGCGCGGCGAGATGGTCGTCGACTACGTCCGCTGGGTCATGGTGCACAAGAAGGACCCGGCCTCCCCCGCCCCCGAGACGGTCATCCCCGACCTGCCGGGCGCCGTTGCGGCAGAGGACCTCCTGGTGCCCTTCGACCTGACCGGTCGCGACTACGACGTCGAGCTCGCGGGCTCCCCCTTCCTCTGGGACGACTACGAGGTCGGTGAGCGGATCGACCACATCGATGGCATGACCATCGAGGAGTCGGACCACATGCTGGCCACGCGGCTTTACCAGAACACCGCGAAGGTCCACTTCAACCAGCACGCGCAGGGCGCCTCCAAGATCGGTCGCCGGCTCATCTATGGCGGCCACATCATCAGCCTCGCGCGCGGCCTGTCCTTCAACGGCCTGGCCAACGGGCAGATGATCGCCGCGATCAACGCCGGCGCCCACGCCAACCCGACCTTCGCCGGCGACACGATCTATGCCTGGTCCGAGGTGCTCGAGCGGATCGAGCTGCCCGGCCGCACCGATGTCGCCGCCCTGCGCCTGCGCACCGTGGCCACCAAGGACACCCCGTGCGCCGACTTCCCGTACAAGGGTGAGGACGGCAAGTACCTGCCGCAGGTCGTGCTCGACCTCGACTACACGGTGCTCATGCCCCGACGCTGA